A single Roseinatronobacter monicus DNA region contains:
- a CDS encoding Bug family tripartite tricarboxylate transporter substrate binding protein, which translates to MNTQFTRRVALAGAVALMAVPAFGQDGWPTGPVRVFVGFPAGSSPDTLARIVADELAQRLGQPIVIENRPGAGGVIGIQQMLVSAGDGHTFGTTINGPLTTAQRMMDSTGFDVEADILPVTLIATSPLVLAVSADSDVDDLASFVDAAGVDAEAIAYGSVGQGSGAHLTAELFATEAGVSMLHIPFTSYAEVTTSILGGEIDAGFMAPSAALPYVEAGTMRMLGITSSEPFAQAPDVPLIAGNAGLPDDFRAELWNAFIAPAGTDDAIIDRLNTEIADILADPTVQEQLVNIGWQAAPGSADDLRARIVEDTAMWGAVIDRVEAQ; encoded by the coding sequence GTGAACACTCAATTTACGCGCCGTGTGGCGCTTGCTGGCGCAGTTGCTTTGATGGCGGTTCCCGCCTTTGGGCAAGACGGATGGCCAACCGGCCCTGTTCGTGTTTTTGTAGGATTTCCAGCCGGTTCATCGCCTGATACCCTTGCACGCATTGTTGCCGACGAGTTGGCACAACGTTTGGGCCAACCCATCGTGATCGAAAACCGGCCCGGTGCGGGTGGCGTGATCGGTATACAACAGATGCTGGTTTCGGCGGGCGACGGGCACACATTTGGCACAACAATCAACGGACCGCTGACCACCGCACAGCGTATGATGGACAGCACTGGTTTCGATGTTGAGGCAGACATTCTGCCGGTTACACTGATCGCCACCTCGCCGCTGGTTCTTGCCGTTTCTGCCGATAGCGATGTGGACGATCTGGCAAGCTTCGTTGACGCCGCCGGGGTGGATGCTGAAGCAATCGCCTATGGCTCGGTCGGGCAAGGGTCTGGCGCGCATCTGACTGCCGAATTGTTCGCAACCGAGGCGGGCGTCAGCATGCTGCACATACCCTTTACCAGCTATGCGGAGGTTACCACCTCGATTCTCGGGGGCGAGATTGACGCCGGTTTCATGGCCCCCTCCGCCGCCCTGCCGTATGTCGAGGCCGGAACCATGCGTATGCTGGGCATCACTTCGTCCGAACCGTTTGCACAGGCCCCTGACGTGCCGTTGATCGCCGGAAATGCCGGTCTGCCGGACGATTTCCGGGCCGAGCTGTGGAATGCCTTTATCGCGCCCGCGGGCACGGATGACGCCATCATCGACCGGCTGAACACCGAGATTGCAGACATCCTTGCTGACCCCACAGTACAGGAGCAGCTGGTCAACATTGGCTGGCAGGCCGCACCGGGCTCGGCTGATGATCTGCGCGCGCGCATCGTCGAGGATACGGCGATGTGGGGGGCAGTGATCGACCGCGTCGAAGCACAGTAA
- a CDS encoding tripartite tricarboxylate transporter TctB family protein — MQRDWPDIFGGLLLAILGAGAALWAAMYYDMGSLRRMGPGFFPVLLGAALFLLGLVIALPALARSAEPPKIEPATALAVLAAIVIFALSLSRLGLAGATAITVLVASLPAPRKGWVWRIVLALGVTVLTVLVFSVGLRMTLPVWPRLS; from the coding sequence ATGCAGCGCGACTGGCCCGACATCTTTGGTGGCTTGCTTTTGGCCATCTTGGGTGCCGGGGCAGCGCTCTGGGCTGCCATGTATTATGACATGGGCAGCTTGCGGCGCATGGGGCCGGGTTTCTTCCCTGTACTCTTGGGTGCCGCCTTGTTCCTGCTGGGTCTGGTCATCGCGCTGCCCGCACTGGCACGCAGCGCGGAGCCCCCAAAGATAGAGCCAGCGACTGCCCTTGCTGTGCTTGCAGCGATTGTGATCTTTGCGCTGAGCCTGTCGCGTCTGGGGCTTGCGGGGGCGACAGCGATCACGGTTCTGGTCGCATCCCTGCCTGCGCCGCGCAAGGGCTGGGTGTGGCGTATTGTGTTGGCTTTGGGCGTGACGGTGCTGACTGTGCTGGTGTTCAGCGTGGGCCTGCGCATGACCTTGCCTGTCTGGCCGCGCCTGTCATGA